The genomic window GCGTCCTTGAGGTCGGCCAGGCGCAGGGTGTCCAGCGGCCGGTCCGTCATCACGGCGAGATCGAGGTCGGAATGCTTCCGGGGGGAGCCCCCCGCGCGCGAACCGTAAGCCAGCACGTCGTATTCCGGGACATGCCGCTCCAGGATGTCGAGAACGATCGCTTTCTCCGAGGCGCTGATGTCAATCGGCATGCCCATGATTCCGGCTCCGGAGGCGATCCAGGAGGTGCTTCATGTCCGCACGGAATTCGGGGATGACCGACAGGACGTCTTCCGCTTTCTCCGCGTCGTAGGTGTGGCTCGTGAGGTTCCGTTTCTCCCGGTATACCCGGAATCGCGGCACGTCCGGCACCAGACCGGCGTCCGCCGCGGCACGGATCAGGTCCATGAA from Acidobacteriota bacterium includes these protein-coding regions:
- a CDS encoding nucleotidyltransferase domain-containing protein, translated to MGMPIDISASEKAIVLDILERHVPEYDVLAYGSRAGGSPRKHSDLDLAVMTDRPLDTLRLADLKDAFTESALPFNVDLLDWAATAEPFRALVRQRSILLRPGSQRPPTPV